The Hypanus sabinus isolate sHypSab1 chromosome 1, sHypSab1.hap1, whole genome shotgun sequence genome contains a region encoding:
- the LOC132393447 gene encoding gastrula zinc finger protein XlCGF57.1-like has product MGFTLPSNKQRHQRVHTGERPFTCSECGKGFMQSSHLKVHQRVHTGERPFICSVCGKGFIQSSHLKVHQRDHTGEKPFICSECGKGFTRSSELKVHQRIHTGEKPFICSDCGKRFTRSSELKVHQRIHTGEKPFICSDCGKGFTRSCDLNTHQLVHTGERPFACSDCGKGFTQTYDLLAHQRVHTGERPFTCSQCGKGFTHSSNLQRHLRVHTGERPFICSDCGKGFTQSFYLLAHQSVHIGEMPFTCSDCGKGFPRSFQLKVHQRVHTGERPFTCSDCGKGFTRSYDLLAHQRVHTGERPFTCSDCGKGFTQTYDLLAHQRVHTGERPFTCSECGKRFTHSSNLQRHLRVHSGERPFICSDCGKGFTQTYDLLAHQRIHTGEMPFTCSECGKGFPWSFQLKVHQRIHTGERPFSCSDCGKGFTDLSNLQRHQRVHTGERPFTCSVCGKGFTRASGLQTHQSVHTGERPFTCSECGKGFTQSSHLKVHQRVHTGERPFTCSVCGKGFTRLSSLQAHQRVHTGERPFTCSDCGKGFTQPSNLKVHQRVHTGERPFTCLDCGKGFIQSSDLLVHQRVHTGERPFICLDCGKGFTQSAHLKLHQRVHSGERPFTCSDQEEIRLVI; this is encoded by the coding sequence ATGGGATTCACTCTGCCATCCAACaagcagagacaccagcgagttcacactggggagagaccattcacctgctctgaatgtggaaaGGGATTTATGCAgtcatctcatctgaaggtacatcagcgagttcacaccggggagaggccgttcatctgctcagtctgtggaaagggattcattcagtcatcccatctgaaagtacatcagcgagatcacactggggagaagccattcatctgctcagaatgtgggaaggggttcactcggtcatctgaactgaaggtacatcagcgaattcacactggggagaagccgttcatctgctcagactgtgggaagagattcactcggtcatctgaactgaaggtacatcagcgaattcacactggggagaagccattcatttgctcggactgtgggaagggattcactcggtcatgtGACCTAAATacacaccagttagttcacactggggagagaccattcgcatgctcagactgtgggaaggggttcactcagACATATGACCTACTAGCTcaccagagagttcacactggggagaggccattcacctgctcacaatgtgggaaaggattcactcattcatccaacctacagagacacctccgagttcacactggggagaggccgttcatctgctcagactgtgggaaggggtttACTCAGTCATTTTACCTACtggcacatcagtcagttcacattggggagatgccgttcacctgctcagactgtggcaaGGGATTTcctcggtcatttcaactgaaggtacatcagcgagttcacactggggagaggccattcacctgctcagattgtgggaaaggattcactcggtcctaCGACCTACtagctcaccagcgagttcacactggcgagaggccgttcacctgctcagactgtgggaaggggttcactcagACATATGACCTACTAGCTcaccagagagttcacactggggagaggccattcacctgctcagaatgtgggaagcgattcactcattcatccaacctacagagacacctccgagttcactctggggagaggccgttcatctgctcagactgtgggaagggattcactcagacaTATGACCTACTAGCGCACcaacgaattcacactggggagatgccgttcacctgctcggaatgtgggaagggatttcccTGGTCATTTCAATTGAAGGTCCATCAGCgcattcacactggagagagacctttcagttgttcagactgtgggaaggggttcacagacttatccaacctacagagacatcagcgagttcacactggggagaggccatttacctgttctgtgtgtgggaagggattcacccgaGCGTCCGGCCTACAAACACACCAatctgttcacactggggagaggccattcacctgctcagaatgtgggaagggattcactcagtcatctcacctgaaggtacaccagcgagttcacactggggagagaccgttcacctgttctgtgtgtgggaagggattcactcggttatccagcctacaagcacaccagcgagtccacactggggagaggccgttcacctgctcagactgtgggaaggggttcactcagCCATCTAACCTGAAAGTACATCAGAGAGTCCACACTggcgagaggccattcacctgcttagattgtgggaagggattcattcagtcatctgacctactggtacaccagagagttcacaccggggagcggccattcatctgtttagactgtgggaaggggttcactcagTCAGCTCATCTGAAgctacaccagcgagttcacagcggggagaggccgttcacctgctcagaccaGGAAGAGATTCGCTTAGTCATCTGA